The Alicyclobacillus macrosporangiidus CPP55 genome segment ACAGGTGTACTCTTTCGAAGTAAAGGCGTTTACCTGGCCGCCGATGCCGTCGAACACCTCCGCCAGCTCCCTAGCGGAGTACCGTTCCGTTCCCTTGAACAAGAGATGTTCCAAAAAATGACTGATCCCGTTGTTTTTCGGGTTCTCGTACCGCGACCCGGTGCCGATCCACAATCCGATGCTGACCGATCGCATCGTGGGGATCTCCTCGCCCACGACCCGGATGCCATTTGTCAGCCTCGTCTTATACGCCATCTCCCAGTCCTCCCCGCCAGCGTGCGCCGAACGGTCCAACGCCTGCCGCACGTACAAGCGAGTTCACTATATCAAAACGGCGCCGCCCGGCTCAAGGATCACGGGTCGGCACGAAGCACGGACGGCGGAGCCGAAGCCCGTTGCTCATGCACCACCGCTTCTACCGTCTTCAACCGATAGCCCGCCTTCTCCAGGACTTCCAGGATGCGCGGCAACGCCTCTGCCGTGGGTGGCGTCGGATGCATGAGGATGAGCACCCCCGGCTCCAGACCCTGCTGGACGCGCCGGACGATCCCCGAGGCTGGCGGCCTTCTCCAGTCGATGGTGTCGAGCGTCCACAGAATGGTGTACATCCCCTGCCGGCGCGCCGCTGCCACCGTCCGGTCGTCGTAGCTCCCCGCGGGCGGCGCGAACAAATCGGTCGTCGTCCCCAACGTATGCCGCAGCGACGCATTCGTGCTGGCCATATTTTGCTCTTGGGCTGCTGCGGAAAGGCGCCGGAAGTCGGGATGTCCCCTGCCGTGGCTCCCGATGGCGTGGCCCTCCGCTGCGATGCGCTTAGCCAGGTCCGGATGTTTGTCCACCCAGTCCCCGTCCAGGAAAAAGGTGGCCTTGACCCCCGACTTCCGGAGGGTTTCGAGAATCGCAGGGATGGATTCCTCTCCCCAGGAGACGTTGAACATCAGACTGGCCGACTTCTCCTCCTTAGGCCCCCGGTAGATGGGTTCGGGCGGCAGGTCGGCCAACCGCTTTTCCGGCGGTGCGCTCCGCCACACCAAATGCAGCCGTCCGTCAGTGGCTGCCCGCGTGTCCCGTTCACTCTGCGGAACGTCCAGCACCCAACCGCACAGCCCGGGGATCGCGTGCCAAACGCGATCGACCCGCGCGTCCACGGGCGGTTGATCGAGCGCCTCCGCTACATGTACCAGCTGCTGGGCCAACGGATTGGTCTGTGTATGGGGTTCGGCGACGGCGGCCAACCCTTTGAGCGGCGCCGGCGAAGCCGCGACCGCTGCCAACGCGAGCGCCAGCAATGCCAGTCTCATCCCGGATCATCCCCCCGTCTGCGTGCAACGCTGTTGCTAGCGTGCCCCAAACAGACGAAAAATCCTTCCTGACCCATTCAGGAAGGATGTTTACGAGGTATGGAAACGTCCGGTCAACGCAACCCGGTCCGCGCACCCGGCCGTTGCCTTGCATCAGAACGCGGCTTGGCATCCGGCCTCGACCCTGGCCGGCTTGCGGTGGGCCGCCGGTCGGATCGATCCGCATGATCTCCACGTTCCGGCCTCGCCTCCGCCGGCACCTGGCCGCTCTCGCGCAGAGCTTCCTTCCGCGACAGATTGATGCGCCCCTGACTGTCGATCTCGGTCACCTTGACCACGATCTGATCGCCGACCTGGCACACGTCTTCCACCTTCGCCACGCGGCCCAGGTCCAGTTGCGAAACATGGACCAAACCTTCCTTGCCGGGCAACACCTCGACGAACGCCCCGTATTTCTCGACGCGCGTCACTTTGCCGAGATACGTCTTGCCGACCTCGACTTCACGGGTGATGTTCAGGATGTGCTCCTTCGCCGCCTCGAGGCCCGCCTTGTCGGGGCTGGAGATGTACACGGTCCCGTCCTGCTCAATGTCGATCTTGACACCCGTTTCGTCGATGATCTTATTGATCACCCGGCCGCCGGGGCCGATCACATCCCGAATCTTGTCCGGGTGGATGTGGATGGCCACCACGCGCGGAGCGAACTTCGACAGTTCCGGCCGCGGCGCCGCGATCGCCTCCGCCATCTTGGCGAGGATGAACATCCGTCCCTCGTGTGCCTGGTTCAGCGCCCGTTCGAGGATGTCGCGGTCGATCCCCGCGATCTTGATATCCATCTGCAGCGCCGTCACCCCGCGTGCCGTCCCGGCGACCTTGAAGTCCATGTCGCCCAGGTGGTCCTCCAGGCCCTGGATGTCCGTGAGGATGGCCACCTGATCTCCCTCTTTCACCAGGCCCATGGCGATGCCCGCCACCGGCGCCTTGATGGGCACGCCCGCATCCATGAGGGCCATGGTGCTGCCGCAGATGCTGGCCTGCGAGGTCGATCCGTTGGATTCCAGGATCTCGGACACAACGCGAATGGCGTACGGAAACTCCTCCGGCGGAGGGATCACCGGATCGAGCGCCCGTTCTCCCAGCGCCCCGTGGCCGATATCACGCCGGCTCGGCGCCCGCAAGGGCCGGGCCTCACCGACGCTGAACGGGGGGAAGTTGTAGTGATGCATGTAGCGGTTGGACTCCTCGAGATCAAGCCCGTCGAGGATCTGCTCGTCTCCGAGCGCCCCCAGCGTGCACACCGACAACGCCTGCGTCTGCCCGCGCGTGAACAGCCCCGACCCGTGTGCGCGCGGCAACAGCCCCACCTCGCAGGAGATGGGCCGGATCTCGTCCAAGCGCCGCCCGTCCGGCCGGATGCCTTCGTAAAGGATGGCGGAGCGCACCTCTTCTTTTAAAATGTCGTGCAGGATGTCGTCGATCTCCTTGTCCCGTTCCGGGTACTGCTCCGCGAACGCCTCGTGCACCTCCACGCCGACCGCGTCCACCGCCGCCTCCCGCGCCTGCTTGTCGGGATTGCGCACGGCCGCCTTGATCTTTTCCGTTGCAAAGGCGCGGATGACCTGATTCAGCTCCGGATCGACGGTGTGCAGCACCACCTCCCGCTTTGGCTGCGCGACGTCCTCCGCGAACACCTCAATCTCGCGGATGATGGACTTCACCGCCTCGTGTCCGAACAGGATGGCCTCAAGGATGACGGCTTCCGGAACTTCATTGGCCCCTGCCTCCACCATCACGATGGCATCCTTCGTCCCCGCGACGACCAGGTGCATCTCGCTCCGCTCCGCCTGGGCGACGGTCGGATTGATGACGAACTCGCCGTCGACCCGTCCGACGATGACGCCCGCAATCGGCCCGGCGAACGGGATGTCGGAGATGGTCAGGGCCGCCGACGTCCCGATCATCGCCGCGATCTCAGGGGCGCAGTCCTGGTCCACGGACATCACCAGGTCGACCACTTGCACCTCGTTGCGAAACCCCTCCGGAAACAGGGGGCGAATCGGGCGATCGATGAGGCGCGAGGCCAACACCGCCTTCTCGCTGGGACGCCCTTCCCGTTTGATGAAACCGCCCGGGATCTTGCCGACCGCGTAGAACCGCTCCTCATAGTTCACCGTCAATGGGAAAAAGTCGAGTTCCTTCGGCTCTTTCGAAGCGGTCACCGTCGCCAGCACCACCGTGTCTCCGTAGCGGACGTTGACGGCGGCTGTGGCCTGTTTGGCCAACTTGCCGGTCTCCAGCACCATCGGGCGGCCGGCCACCATAAACTCGTGTCTCTTGTACATCT includes the following:
- a CDS encoding polysaccharide deacetylase family protein; translated protein: MRLALLALALAAVAASPAPLKGLAAVAEPHTQTNPLAQQLVHVAEALDQPPVDARVDRVWHAIPGLCGWVLDVPQSERDTRAATDGRLHLVWRSAPPEKRLADLPPEPIYRGPKEEKSASLMFNVSWGEESIPAILETLRKSGVKATFFLDGDWVDKHPDLAKRIAAEGHAIGSHGRGHPDFRRLSAAAQEQNMASTNASLRHTLGTTTDLFAPPAGSYDDRTVAAARRQGMYTILWTLDTIDWRRPPASGIVRRVQQGLEPGVLILMHPTPPTAEALPRILEVLEKAGYRLKTVEAVVHEQRASAPPSVLRADP
- a CDS encoding polyribonucleotide nucleotidyltransferase → MYKRHEFMVAGRPMVLETGKLAKQATAAVNVRYGDTVVLATVTASKEPKELDFFPLTVNYEERFYAVGKIPGGFIKREGRPSEKAVLASRLIDRPIRPLFPEGFRNEVQVVDLVMSVDQDCAPEIAAMIGTSAALTISDIPFAGPIAGVIVGRVDGEFVINPTVAQAERSEMHLVVAGTKDAIVMVEAGANEVPEAVILEAILFGHEAVKSIIREIEVFAEDVAQPKREVVLHTVDPELNQVIRAFATEKIKAAVRNPDKQAREAAVDAVGVEVHEAFAEQYPERDKEIDDILHDILKEEVRSAILYEGIRPDGRRLDEIRPISCEVGLLPRAHGSGLFTRGQTQALSVCTLGALGDEQILDGLDLEESNRYMHHYNFPPFSVGEARPLRAPSRRDIGHGALGERALDPVIPPPEEFPYAIRVVSEILESNGSTSQASICGSTMALMDAGVPIKAPVAGIAMGLVKEGDQVAILTDIQGLEDHLGDMDFKVAGTARGVTALQMDIKIAGIDRDILERALNQAHEGRMFILAKMAEAIAAPRPELSKFAPRVVAIHIHPDKIRDVIGPGGRVINKIIDETGVKIDIEQDGTVYISSPDKAGLEAAKEHILNITREVEVGKTYLGKVTRVEKYGAFVEVLPGKEGLVHVSQLDLGRVAKVEDVCQVGDQIVVKVTEIDSQGRINLSRKEALRESGQVPAEARPERGDHADRSDRRPTASRPGSRPDAKPRSDARQRPGARTGLR